The sequence TCTGCCATGATAGCCTAAGGTTATTGGGATTTATCATCTAAGCGGAATCGCTGCCGCAGCTGATCCATTTCCTTTTCGATAAAAGTAAAACGCACGTCTCCTATGCCTTGGATGGATCCTTTCTGGCTCTTTTCATCGTGCCGAATTTTTAGGGAAGGGGCGCTCATTTTGACATTGTTTACCTTATCAAAGAATAACACGCGGCTGCCAGGCGAGCTGGATAGCAAAATCTCTTGAACAGCAGGAAAAAATTCTACGCGATCGGCCAGAGCATATTGCAGGACAGAGCTCGATTCTTGAAAATGACCGTCGAAGCGGTTGAGCATTTGCACATGCCCTTCCAGAGTGATTTTTGCAGGCACCATTTTTCCCGATTCCAAAGAATAAACGAGATGCATCCGATCGGCATACATATCGCCTAAGGCATTTTCAAAATAAATCTGCTTTCCCTCTTGAACTTCTCCTTGCAAATCCGTTGGGCTTTGCATCCGCATTTCATATTTTTCATGATCAATTTCCACTGGGCCGCAGCACACGACTCTATGAGCAATTCCTTTCTTGGAATCCATATAGGTCAACTCCGTATCTTGAGAAGAAACAATAGAGCGTATGTTCTTTTTACTGCCAGCGCCTCCCCTTTGAATGTCCGCTTCGTGATCAGTCTTAACATGGGCAATCCCTTCTTGATCGATGCGAATATGCCCTTTTAAATGCATACGCTGCTCTGTATCGAACCAAGTGAGTTCGTCTGCATTAAACCGAACATTCTGCCGCTGCTGATCCTTGCTTAAAGTATATAAAGTCCCCTGGGGCTGTGTCAGATGTAAGGAACGCTGGACTGTATCGACAACAATGCTTTGAGATTGAATGCGGTCGCCATTTAAATTTGTCGCCTGGCAAACAGGATGAGTTAGACCTGCAGACAGCGTCAAGAGGCCCTTAGTCGGGCTCATTTGAGAAGGCAATCGCTGATAAAACGCTTGATCTGCCAGAAGCAAATAATCTTGGTTGTAATGAACGCGTACATTTTGATTGGCTTGAATGGATTGCACAAGCGTCTTTAATTTCCCCTCTGATGGCTGGCGGATCAGATTAAATTGCATTTGCTCGCTTTTTACAATCAAAGGCGCACGCGCATGGAGCGTTTGGCCGTCTCTTTCGCCCGCATTGCTATAAATGACATCAGGCTGCCGAGCGTTTCCTAAAAAGATTCCTTGAAGCTTAAGAGAATCCACTTCTGCCTGCTGGCAATGCAGCTGTCCCCCTCCCTGCAGCTCAATGCGGACATCATCGCTAATTTTTAAAAGCGAAAAGCGACTTTTTTTATTTCCCTGGTCGGAAGGCATGACGATCAAGCGATGGGCAGAGATTTTCCCCAAGCCATGCTGGACTTCGACCGTTCCTACAAGAGAAATTTCTTGGCCATTATATTCGGCTTCCCCGGATGTGATCACCATTTGCTCTTCTGCTTCTTCTTCGCCTTTTAACTGCGCGTTTAAACAAGCAAGGACTAGCAAGGCTTTTATAATAATTTTCCACTGCCTCAAAATGCTTTCTCCCAATCTTGAAAGGTCGCTCGTATTCCTTGGGCTTTAAAAGAGGGCTCGCTTGGTGAAAAAGAGAGTTGGATGCGCTGCGCCTGGCCCTTCATGACAGGCTTAAAAGAGTCAAAAATATCCACCCATTCATGGCCAGGAATGGAGTAGCGAGCAAGGTCGACATCTTCGGCCGCCAATTCTTGGGTCTTATAGTGGTAAACCGCTTGTTGCGCCTGAAGGCAGCGGATCAGTTGATGAGAAGCGGAAAGATTGCCTTCTTCCTCTCTCTTTCCCTTTCTTTGATTAAGAGAGAGATTCAATGATTCCTGGCTTTCGCTTTGAGAAAAAATCAGTTTCTCCTGCATCAAACACGACACATTTTTAAAGTGTTCAACTAATTCCATAGAATCCGCCTGCTGTCCAAAAGTCAGCTCGGAGCTCGCGCTTTTTAAGCGCCATTGCAAGCGGCCTTGATCATTAATAAAAAAAATTTGCTTGGATACTTGGGAGCGTTGCTGCCTCGTTGTAAAAGGCTTTTTTTTATCCGTTTGCTGTTTGGAAGAATCGCTGTATTCTAGGAGCTTCAGATAGCGGTCGTGATCTTCCAGGCTAGGAGAATGGAAAAACCACAAGCTCCCGGCAACTAAAGCCGCTAAAATGCATATTAAGCCAACAATTTTTCTTTTAAACATATTTCCTTAAATTGATGGCTTATCCACTTTATTTTGCCTCTGAATCAGCTCATACAGTTCTTTAAATTGCGGAAGCAACCTGTCCAGCTCCCTAAAATCCATGACCGACGCGGCATCGCTTTTGGCCTCTGCAGGATTTGGATGGGATTCGATGAATAAGCAATTGGCGCCTGCCGCTAAAGCAGATTTAGCTAAAATGGGAATAAACTCCCGGTCCCCTCCAGACATTGTCCCCAGCCCGCCCGGCTTTTGCACGGAATGAGTGGCATCAAAGCAGATAGGATAGCCAAATTGCTGCATAATGGGAATGCCCCGCATGTCGCTAACCAGATTGTTATAGCCAAAGGTTGTCCCCCGATCGACTAAAATAATTTGATAATTGCCAACAGACGTAATTTTATCGACGACATTACCCATATCCCAGGGAGCCAGGAATTGCCCTTTTTTCACACTAATAATCGATCCTGTTTGCGCAGCTGCGATAATCAAATCGGTCTGGCGGCATAGAAAAGCAGGGATTTGGAGAATGTCACATACCTTCCCAGCTGCTGTTGCCTCTTCTACGGAATGAATATCTGTCACGACAGGCAAATCCAATTCTTTTTGCACGCGCTCTAAAATGCGCAGGCCTTCCTGCAGGCCGGGGCCGCGAAAAGAGCTGTAAGCGGACCGATTGGCCTTATCATAGCTGGATTTAAAAATTAAATGAACGCCGTGCTTGGCAAACATTTTTTTTAATGTTTCAGCGGCTTTAAGACAATGGTCTTCGCTTTCAATCACACACGGACCGGACATCACCACCAAAGGCTCATCGGGTCCAATAGCAAAATCTTTAACGGGAATTCGATGCATAATGACTCTCATGTAAATGACGGAGAATCATATTAGCCAACTTTATCATTTTTCTCCAGCAAGGAAACCATTTGCTGCGAATGACTTAATAGAGGATCGATCAACTCTTTTAAAAGATAGGATTCCCGCAGCTCTCCTCTTTTGACATGGACGCATGGGGTCAAATCAGCTAGCGGAATCAGGACAAAGAGGCGTTCTTGCCAACACGGATGCGGGATTTGCAACTCTTCATCCACATAAGCCATTTCGCCATGAAACAAGATGTCAATATCGATGGGCCTAGACGCCCACTTAGGCTTTGGAATTTTTCCCAACTCTTTTTCAATACGCTGGGTTTGCTGCAATAAAGCTTTGGGCATAAGAGTCGTTTGAAACGTACAAGCGGCATTGATAAAGAAGGCTTGATTTTCATTTCCCACAGGAGACGTCTGATAGAAGGAAGAAACGCGTAAGTCTTGCACATCGGGGACGCGGGCCAATTTTTCAATCGCTTGCTCTAAGAGCGTCCATGTCTTCGCTTGATTGCCGCCTAAGCTCAAGTACACTTGAGTAACGTCTCGTGTTTCCCCCTCTATCATTTTCCTTTTCATCAAATCCTTCTCAAAATCAAATTAAAATAAAAAAAATAAAATATATAGTTAACTAATTTAAATCAATACAAATGACTTCAGAAACAATCCTGCAATAAACAATTTTAATTTTAACAAATTAAATAATCCAAGTCCAACGCAACCAGCTCCCTTATTTGCGTGAATATTTTATGAAAAATTCCTTTTTAAATAAGCTCTTGGATATTTTGAACTTTAATCAAAGAGATGATATTTGCCGCTGTCAGTGTGATCGGACTGTTTTTATTGAAAAATAAATAAAAAATTTAGATTCGACAAGACCTTCTCTTTCAAGGAGGTCTTATGCAAGAGAACGTCAACAACAAGAAAAAATTAAAATTGAAGACACTCTGGTCGTGCTAAACAGGTAAGGCTCATAGCGTGAGATTGTAATGACAGATAAAATATTTGATCATTCCAATATGATTCTCTAACTTCTTTGAAAAGGATAATGTTTTTCTTACTAACCTGTGTTTAGAGTTTTATAAAAAACACACTTTATAGTTGTTATTTTTAATGAGGAAGGAACTCTTTGAGTCTCGGAAGTCTTTTTTTTATTTTAGCCACTTGATTCGGTGATAAAAAATTTCTAAATTCCAATATTTCTAAATTGAGAAAGGGAAGCCCATAGAAAGCATGAACGCCCCCCATTCTAAGGATTTTAAGTTGAGGAAATGCCTTGCCATTAAAGCTCACGGGAAATAATTGGAACCACTCTAATTCCTCCAGATTCGGTAAATTTAACTCATCTACATGACTAATCTGCGTATAGCTTAAATCAATTTTTCTAAGATTGGGACACCTCTTAGCAAGGGTGAGAATTTCATTTTCCGACAATTGTTCGCATGCCCTTATTGTTAACTCTCTAAGTTGAGATAAGGTCAAGCCTTCTAAACTGTCAATGTTCGTTCCTCCCAAATCTATTTTCTTAAGATTTGAAAATTTCTTTGCAATCTGGAGAAATTCCTGAACAGGCAATTGTTTGCAGTAACTTAGTCTTAACTCTTCTAGAATCGGCGAATCTAAGCCTTCTAAAGACTTTATATTGGAATCACATAAACTAAGTTTTCTCAAATTCGGACACTTTTGATGGAGGGGAAGTTTTCCTTCAAAGAATTCGCAATTCTGCAAATCTAACTCTTCAAGCTGGGGAAAATCCAAGCCTTCTATGCTTTCAATCTTATTACACCTCAAATTAAGCCGTTTAAGAGTTGGACAATTCTTTTTGAGGCTGTAGAAAAAATTTTCTGTAATTTCAAGGTGTCCTCCCTCCAACCTTAATTCCTCAAGATTTGGTAAGCTAAAAAATATTTTTGGATCTTTTTTTGAAAAATCATTAAAAATTAAATTAAGTTTCTTGAGATTAGGACTTTTTTGCTTGAGACTTTCAAAGAATTTTTCATTGATAGCCGTCGTGCATTTAACCAGATTTAATTCCTCAAGCTTTGGTAAATAAAAGTCTTCTATCAATAGGGAAGTCTGATAGAGATCAAGCTTGCTAAGATTTGGACTTCTTTGTGCAAGTAAATCAATATTACACTCAATGCCGTTCATTTTTTCGCGGGAATTTAATTTTAATTCTTCAAGTTGTGGTAAATGTAATCTTTCTACGCTATCAATCTGAGTTTGTTCTAGATTAAGCTTCTTAAGATTTGGACATGTCCTTGCCAGCTTGCTAAATTCCTCCTTAGGAAGATCTTGACAATCAGTCAAATTTAATTCTTCAAGTTGTGGTAAATCTAATCCTTCCAAGCGATCAATCCATGTCCATTCTAGATTAAGCTTCTTAAGATTTGGACAGGTCTTTGACAACTTGCTAAATTCCCATCCAGGAAGATTATGGCAATTAGCCAAATTTAATTCCTCGAGCTTTGGTAAATTTAAACTCCCTAAGCAAGCAATTTGAGTTCGTTCTAGATTAAGCCTCTTAAGATTTGGACATCTCTTTGCCAGCTCGCTAAATACTTTGCGGCAATTCGCTAAATTTAACTCCTCGAGCTTTGGTAAATCTATTCCTTCTAAGCTATCAATCTTAGTATTAGCCAACCCAAGCTTCTTGAGGTTAGGACACATCTTTGCCAGCTTGCTAAACTCCTCTTTAGGAAGATCGCGGCACCGATATAAGTTTAATTCTTCAAGCTCCGGCAAAGCTAATCCTTCTAAACTATCAATGCGAGTCCACTCTAGATTAAGTTTCTTCAGATTTGGATACGTCTTTGCCAGCTTTCTAAACTCCTCTTTCGGAAGATTGCGGCAATTCGCTAAACTTAATTCCTCGAGCTTTGGTAAATTTAATCCCTCTAAACAATCAATCTGCGTGTCCGCCAAGTTAAGCTTCCTTAGATTAGGAAAGATTGTGTTAATGCTGCCTAGCTCTTGAGCAGAAAGGCTATTGCATTCTTTTAATATTAGCTCTTCAATAGGAAAAGTGAATTCTTCGATGGATGGTGGCTCCTCACTAGGCTCTTCTTTAGGATAAGGAATAGAGAAAGAAAGAAAGTATCCTAAAAGATCTTCAGCTCCTTGATGGAGAAAATTAAGGGATTTGAATAAAAGAGAGGAAGTCGCGGAACTAAAGGATGAAGCAGCCTTTTTGGCCTTCAATCTCGTCATCTTAGTCCGCGAAAGATCGAGCCTTTTGAGCCGAGGGAATCTCTCTCTGATTAGCGCTATTTCTCCTTCAGGTACATTTAAGCAGTTTTGAAGATCTAACTCTTCAATCTGATTTTGTTCAGTACGCCTTAATTCATGCAAGCGGCTCATTTCTGTGCCTGATAAATCCAGGCTTTTCAAACTTGGGAGGGCTTGCAACATACTATTGGCAATTTCTACAATCTTTTCCGGTTTGCCTCTCAATAAGGATCTAATTGGCGGGATATGCGAAAGATAATGATTGGGAAAATAGGGAAGCAGCCTGAAATCTTTGCCTTGCTTGATGATATCTTCAAATATTTTTGCTGCTAAATCAGGAGGAAAAGAATAGGACTCGAGTTGCTTTAGCTCTGTTTGATCGGCTAGACTAAGCGCATCTATGTCTTCAGGTAAATATCTTACAAAAACTGCAGTGGCTTGATTTGCTAAACTAGAAACCATGTTTAACCTTATATGAATTAGAGGATGGATGTATTAAAACGCATAATAATCGATAGTTGAGGTTATTTTCTCCCTAGGAGGCAATAGGAGAGAACGCGAATCTAGGGCATTAGTGGTTTTAATGCACCTTCTTAGAGATTGAAGGTGTTTAGATTCAAGATTATTTTCTCCTAGAAAGGGATAATCTTGAATAGACAATTAGCAAGTCAAAGATCATCTCTTAATACTTATCCTAGATTTTATGCATAGCCATCACCAGGCTGTTCAACAAGTTTTCGAAATTACTTCCTTGATTGCAAATCAATTTAAAGAGAAAAGTTTTATATAAAATTTCTTTTTTATTTGAGTTAATAACCTCAAATTTGGGATTAATTAATTACAAATTCTAGTTGATTTCATAATTTTTAGAAGAATATGATAGGGCAACTTTTTTGAGGAGATCTTATGCAAACTACTCTTCCCCGCTTGTCGACATTGCCAATTGGAGCAACGCTTGATGGCCTGATGGGATATGCCTATGGTTATCTTGTCAAAGTCGATCCCGTTCTATCGGCATCTGTTTTTGTCGCTCACCATCTCGCTCAGCATATTCTTTTTCAAATTTGCAATTTGACTGTGGGGAACCGTCTGCTCCGCCCTGAAACCGTTCATGTCATCACTTATTCCCTTGTCTCCCTTTCTTTTGCGGCCGCTTTGCGGATTCTCAATTTGATCCATCAAACCGGATTCATGCTTCTAACGGGAATTTATACTGTTTCCATTATAGGCAAAATTGTCCGCATTCACATTCGGAATGAACATGCTCAGGCCGAAGCAATGGCTAGAATGGTCCAGGTATAAGGGAAAATTGAAACCTTTAAGGCGTATCTTCAATTAACCAATAACTTCTATTCGGTTATTTTTTCTCTCTAGAAAAGGGAAAAGAATGCGGATAGCGTTCCTAGTCATTGATGGCACGCCCCTAGAAACTAGAAAACGCATTTGAATTATCGCTGTTTAAAGACCTTTTGAGAGGGATTGGCAAAATTTTACTCTTTGAAAAGGAAAAATGCTTGAAAATAACCTTCTTTCCCCCTATCATGCTAGATTTTATTGCGATAACCCTTCTATTCTATCTTAACCTCTTGGACTGATAGCTCAGTGGATAGAGCACCCGCCTTCTAAGCGGGTGGTCGTAGGTTCGAATCCTACTCAGTCCGTTTGATTCCTAAAATGGTTTCCTAGCTATGTCAAAACTATTGAGCTCATCCTCGAATTGTATTTTAAGCAATTTTATTCCTCATTCGAATTCCTTTCCCAATCTGGAATCTGTCATTGCGTCTTTTCGAGAGCCGGCTTTTTTAGATCTCACCCTCCGCAAGCGTTTTAGAAAAGTCAACGAAACCTTATGCAAATTGATCCAAGAAGCACCTACCCAGTCATTTTTGCTTAGAGAAGTCTTAGATTTCATTGATCGCGTCAATCGAGAAGAAGTTTTAAACAGACCGTTTACTTTCACTTCCTTTGAATTTTGGCTGAACAATTTCTCTGATTTGTCCGAGCAGGATAATTATCAAGTGCGTGCTAAAATTGCAGGAAAATGGCTTCCTCGCAGCGACTACCAAGCTTTTTTTCCAATAGGCATGGACCGCTTTTATCAAGGGACGCATTTCGTGGCCGCACATCTCTCTCCAGACGTAGATACGATGATCGCCTCATTTTGGGGCTGGCTGGATGCTTTCGCCGCCCGCATTGGAACAAGCTTGCATCAATGGAGCCTGCCAGGAGGCCCTCCGGACTCTCCCGTGACTTCTATTTTCCGCGAGGTCTTCGGTCCTGGGGTTTTTGCCTATCTCCCGCATACGGCCCAGGCCTTAAGTTTAACAGCCATGGACCTTGTTACCCAAAAAAGTTTTAAGAAGGAACTAGGGAGTACTTTAACGGGAGAAATTGACCATGGCTTGAATGAAAAGTCGATCATTTTGGTCAATGAGCAGGGCCATTATTTAGGCGATTGGCGCAGCTCTGATGTGGAAATTGTCAGACAAATCACCATTTTGTTTAAATCTTGCTTGAGATGGTTTGAAAATAATCTTCACACGCAATTGATCTCTTTATTTGCTAAAGAACATCTTTCGGTTCAAGATTTCCCTGCTTTTAATTCTTCTATTTTCGATGTCAAAATTAAAGATTGCGAGCCTGCCCTTGAATTTAATGAAAGGCAAAAGAGCGACTTAAATGACTTTTTTCATAAAATTTTAGGGGTAGAGAAAGGGCTGGAAGGAACTTTTCGCGACCTCAACGAAGCACTCAATAAGCTTTCCCTTCCCGAGCTCGCCCGCTTTCAGGAAGCAGTAGAATCCTTGCCCTCCAGCGATATCTTTGACAAGCAAGGCCGCCTAAAAGAAGACCGCCCTCAAATTTTCCATTACTTGAAAAACATCATTGGTCAGTTAGATGCCGCTATCCATAGCGTGCGCAATTATGTGGAGCGCCTGGATGTCGTCCTCGGCATTAAGTATAAAGTATTAGATTTCCCGCTGCTTTACATTAACATGCGCAGCGATGTCGATGAGATGCGGCATAAAATTCAAAATTACGACTTCCTAACCGTCATTATTCAAGAACAAGACGATTCTCTTTTTCCAGTTGGAATTGTCAGAGCTGAAGATTTGCGCAAGACCGGCCTAGGAACTGTGAGCTTGAGGGATTTCTGCAATTTAGAAGAAATTAGAATGGCCCCTTATTTGGAAGTGATCAGCGTTATCGACCATCATAAGAGCCATTTAAGAACGCAAACGATTCCCGCTGCTTTAATTGGAGATGCCCAATCGTGCAACGTGTTGATTGCGGAGCAGGCATTTGCGCTTAATGACCAATACAGCTTAGGAGGCATGACGCCCGAGCAAATTGAAAGGCAGATTAAAGAAGTCAGCTCTTCTTTGAATTCTCCTAGCCAAATACGCATTTTGCAACGTCTATTACAGCGCCGCATAGCTGCGCAAAAGAATCAGCCATTTTATGTCCATCCTAAGCGGGAATTCGATGAATATCTTTTCTTCCTGCATGCCATTTTAGATGATACAGACCTTCTAACCAAGGTTTCGGCCCGCGATGTGAACTGCGTCGCCCAGCTTCTCAATCGATTAAAATCGCTTTCCATAGGCCAAGAAACCGAAATCGTCCATTTTGACGATCTTCCCAAAGATAAAACGTTTGCTAAGAAAGCTGCCCAGCGCATTTTGCAACAAGAAGATATGTATGCCCTCTATAAGAGCATTTACAGCTTCCGAGAATCAGAAGTAGAGTCCAACTTAGGCCTCTGCATTAATGGCCATTATTCGAATATTTTCTTAGATGCAAAAGAGCAGAATGGCTGTGCCCGTGTCGGTCAAACCAAGATATTTGCTTCCAATTTTCCTTATTTCTCAGAGCATGCTCACGAAATCCAAGAGATTTGGTTTGACAAATCTAGAGAAGTTAACCGCGAGCGCCCAGAAATTGACTTGCATATTCACATGATTAGCACAATTGCAAGCGCGGAAGAAGTCTATAAGAATCAAGTCGGCAATTACGCCCACCGCGATGAGGTTTGGTTTTGGATCCCCCCTACCCAGCAAGCCCACGACCACCTCAATAGCTTCTTAGCAGGATTCCAATTTGCCGTTAAAAATATTATTGAAAGCATGTCGTTAGAATTCTTAGGCCCAAATGCTAAAGAATACGCGCAAATCTTCTCGCACCATTTTTCAAGCGTTCCGCGAACAATCGTCGACAATTACCAGCAGGGAATTCCCATCGCCGTTTTAAAATTTAAAGCAGGGACTCTAAATTCCCGCAAATCCATGATTACCCCCTTCCTCCCTCGCTTATAAAAGAAACAATCAGCAATCCGATTTTCCAAGCAGACGAAAGGCAAACAAAATAGACAAGCGATCTCAAGAAATTGAATCGCTTTCTAAAATAAAACGTAGAAATAAAGTTGTCTTTTCTTAAAGTTCCCAATCGCCTAGCTCCAAGCGCGGACAGATCGGGAATAAATCAGAATTATTAAAAAATGGGAATAAGCGGTAACGCTATCAAGTTGGATTAAGAAGCACTTATTATTGCTACCAAACTTGACTGATAAGGAAGCTTAGGAATTATAGCAACCATGCATGCGCACAAAGCATGCGTCAAAGCGTAAGATGCTTTTATAACATATTACGCTCTAACTTGTCTTATTCCGGTCTTGAGTTTTCTTCTAAAATTTCTAAATTAACGCGAATTCCATTACGGCTTGCTACGGACATAAGAAGGGTGCGAATCGCATTAATCGTTTTGCCTTTTTTTCCAATGATCTTACCGATATCGGATTTTTCAACTGATAACTCGATAATCAGTGTTTGTGTGCCGCCAATCTCGTTAATCTTTACTTTGTCAGGATGATCCACCAAATTCTTGACTATATATGCTACAAATTCTTTCATAATTCGATCCTTTACAAATATGAAACGTTGATAACCTTCGACGTCGTATGCAATACAACTAAATTGCCCATTTGAACTGACGATAGCGGATTATTCTATAATTTTCTACTAAAAAACATTAAAATTATTTTTAGAAATTTAAGTTAGATTAACTTTTTCCTATAGCACGCCGTCAATTAGCCTTTTGATGGCAATCTTTACTTTATCTCAGATTCAATTAATAAAGTAACGGGGCCATCATTAGTTAAGGAGACCTGCATATCTGCACCAAATTCTCCTGTTTGAACCACTTCAATTTCCCTTTTTAACTCATCAATAAAGCGATGATAGAGGGGCAATGCTTGAGCGGGGGGAGCCGCTTGAAGAAAGTCTGGTCGCCGTCCACCCAGGCAATTTCCATACAGGGTAAATTGACTGACGACGAGAACATGGCCTTTAGCTTCTTTCAAGCTAACATTCATCTTCCCTTGGGCATCGCTGAAAATGCGCAAATGCGTCAATTTATTGACGCACCATAAGACTTGCTGGATTTGATCTTCTCGGTGTATGCCAAGTAAAACAAGCAATCCAGGCCCAATTGAGCTATATAATTGCTGGTTTATTTTAACAGAGGCCTCTAAAACACGCTGAATGACTAAACGCATTGTCTTTCCCTATGAGCTAACCTCTGCCCATTCCCTCCAATTCGGGCTAATTTTTTTGATAAAACGCAGCATGTCTTCAGGAGGATTTGCTTTAAAAGTCAATAATTGACCTGTTAAAGGATGCTTAAAGCGAAGAGTCGAGGCATGCAATAATTGATGGGAAACGGAATAATAATGATTGACGGAGGATTGACCATATAAAGGATCTCCTAGAACAGGCGTGCCTTTATATTTTAAATGGACGCGAATTTGATGCGTACGGCCTGTTGTAATGACCACTTGAACCAAGCTCAACTTTTCATTCCAAGCCAAAGTCTTGCAAATTGTTGTGGCAGGCCGCCCATTCGGAACAACGGCCATTTGCTTGCGATGAATGGGATGGCGTCCGATAGGAGCCTGTATTTCTCCATCCGGAGGCCTTCCAATACAAATGGCTAAATACTCTTTA comes from Candidatus Protochlamydia phocaeensis and encodes:
- a CDS encoding KH domain-containing protein translates to MKEFVAYIVKNLVDHPDKVKINEIGGTQTLIIELSVEKSDIGKIIGKKGKTINAIRTLLMSVASRNGIRVNLEILEENSRPE
- a CDS encoding leucine-rich repeat domain-containing protein; translated protein: MVSSLANQATAVFVRYLPEDIDALSLADQTELKQLESYSFPPDLAAKIFEDIIKQGKDFRLLPYFPNHYLSHIPPIRSLLRGKPEKIVEIANSMLQALPSLKSLDLSGTEMSRLHELRRTEQNQIEELDLQNCLNVPEGEIALIRERFPRLKRLDLSRTKMTRLKAKKAASSFSSATSSLLFKSLNFLHQGAEDLLGYFLSFSIPYPKEEPSEEPPSIEEFTFPIEELILKECNSLSAQELGSINTIFPNLRKLNLADTQIDCLEGLNLPKLEELSLANCRNLPKEEFRKLAKTYPNLKKLNLEWTRIDSLEGLALPELEELNLYRCRDLPKEEFSKLAKMCPNLKKLGLANTKIDSLEGIDLPKLEELNLANCRKVFSELAKRCPNLKRLNLERTQIACLGSLNLPKLEELNLANCHNLPGWEFSKLSKTCPNLKKLNLEWTWIDRLEGLDLPQLEELNLTDCQDLPKEEFSKLARTCPNLKKLNLEQTQIDSVERLHLPQLEELKLNSREKMNGIECNIDLLAQRSPNLSKLDLYQTSLLIEDFYLPKLEELNLVKCTTAINEKFFESLKQKSPNLKKLNLIFNDFSKKDPKIFFSLPNLEELRLEGGHLEITENFFYSLKKNCPTLKRLNLRCNKIESIEGLDFPQLEELDLQNCEFFEGKLPLHQKCPNLRKLSLCDSNIKSLEGLDSPILEELRLSYCKQLPVQEFLQIAKKFSNLKKIDLGGTNIDSLEGLTLSQLRELTIRACEQLSENEILTLAKRCPNLRKIDLSYTQISHVDELNLPNLEELEWFQLFPVSFNGKAFPQLKILRMGGVHAFYGLPFLNLEILEFRNFLSPNQVAKIKKRLPRLKEFLPH
- the dtd gene encoding D-aminoacyl-tRNA deacylase; translated protein: MRLVIQRVLEASVKINQQLYSSIGPGLLVLLGIHREDQIQQVLWCVNKLTHLRIFSDAQGKMNVSLKEAKGHVLVVSQFTLYGNCLGGRRPDFLQAAPPAQALPLYHRFIDELKREIEVVQTGEFGADMQVSLTNDGPVTLLIESEIK
- the kdsA gene encoding 3-deoxy-8-phosphooctulonate synthase, with the protein product MHRIPVKDFAIGPDEPLVVMSGPCVIESEDHCLKAAETLKKMFAKHGVHLIFKSSYDKANRSAYSSFRGPGLQEGLRILERVQKELDLPVVTDIHSVEEATAAGKVCDILQIPAFLCRQTDLIIAAAQTGSIISVKKGQFLAPWDMGNVVDKITSVGNYQIILVDRGTTFGYNNLVSDMRGIPIMQQFGYPICFDATHSVQKPGGLGTMSGGDREFIPILAKSALAAGANCLFIESHPNPAEAKSDAASVMDFRELDRLLPQFKELYELIQRQNKVDKPSI
- the folK gene encoding 2-amino-4-hydroxy-6-hydroxymethyldihydropteridine diphosphokinase, whose translation is MKRKMIEGETRDVTQVYLSLGGNQAKTWTLLEQAIEKLARVPDVQDLRVSSFYQTSPVGNENQAFFINAACTFQTTLMPKALLQQTQRIEKELGKIPKPKWASRPIDIDILFHGEMAYVDEELQIPHPCWQERLFVLIPLADLTPCVHVKRGELRESYLLKELIDPLLSHSQQMVSLLEKNDKVG